The Desulfonatronum lacustre DSM 10312 region CAGGGGGCGGACACGATCATCACCTGCGGCGCGGTCCAGTCCAACCACTGCCGCCTGACCGCTTCCTGGTGCTGCAAGGAGAATCTGGAGTGCCACCTGGTGCTGGAAGAGCGGGTCAAGGGCTCCTACAAGCCGGATGGCAGCGGCAACAACTTTTTGTTCGACCTGTTGAACGTCAAAAGCATTGCCGTGGCTCCCGGCGGGTCGGACATGATGGCGGAAATGCGCAAAAAGGCGGAAGAACTGAAAGCCCAGGGCAAAAAGCCGTATATCGTCCCCGGGGGAGCGTCCAATGCCATCGGCGCTTTGGGGTACGTGGCCTGCGCGGAAGAAATCATGAATCAGTTGAATACGGAACACCTGAAGATCGACCACATCGTCGTGCCCTCGGGCAGCGCCGGGACCCACGCCGGCATGGTGGTGGGCATGGTCGGCACCAACGCCAACATCCCGGTCAGCGGGGTCAATGTGTCCCGGCCCAAGGACGTCCAGGAAGGCATTGTGCACAAACTGGCGGAGGAAACGGCGCGGAAGCTGGAAATGAAGATGCCCATTACCAGAGAAACTGTCGTCTGCTACGACCAATATGTAGGCCCCGGCTACTCCCTGCCCACGGACTCCATGGTCGAGGCGGTCCGGCTGTTCGCCAAACATGAGGCCATTCTTCTGGATCCGGTCTATTCGGGCAAAGCGGCAGCCGGTCTGATCGATCTTGTCCGTTCGAACCAATTCGCCAAGGGCAGCAATGTGCTGTTCCTGCATACCGGAGGCTCTCCGGCGCTGTATGCCTATTTGCCGACGTTCAAGAAGGAAGGTTGAAAAGTAGGAACCAGTTGAGGATGGCCCAGGTTGCACTGGTGGAGATCCAGGCTACTGTTCGAATACCAGCCAGCATCTTGCCGCTAACAACTTGAATGCAAAAACATTTCTTAATTGATGAAAAAGGACTCAAGGAGTCATAGCATGCCTTTCGGTTACAATGGAAAAATACTCATCGTAGATCTGACCAATCAAACTTGGTCCGTGGATGAACACGACGAGGCTTGGTACCGGACCTACTGGGGCGGCGGGGCTCTCGCCTCCTGGTACATGCTCAAGCATATTCCACCCAAGGCCGACCCCCTGGATCCGGACAACGTCCTGGTCTTTGCCGCTTCCGTGCTTTGCGGATCTGGCCTTTCGGGCTTCAACCGCTACACCGTCTCGGCCATGAATCCCTTGACCAGCGGTTTTGGAGAATCCGAGGCATCGGGGTATTTCGGACCTGAGCTGAAGCATGCCGGTTTCGATGCCGTGGTCTTCACCGGCAAGGCCCCCAAGCCGGTCTATCTGTGGATCAACAAGGGCCAGGTTGAGTTGCGGGACGCCGGTGGAGTCTGGGGCCTGGAGAACGCGCCGGCCCTGGACGCCATTCGCGAGGAGTTGGGCGACAAGAAGGTTCGCATCGCGTCCATCGGGCCAGCCGGGGAAAAGATGGTTCGCTTGGCCTGCGTGATCAACGAGTTGGCCCATGCCAACGGCCGCTGCGGCATGGGCGCGGTGATGGGCTCCAAGAACCTGAAGGCCGTGGTTGTTCGCGGGGATGTGGAAAGCATGACCCTGGCCGACCCGGATGCTCTCAAGGAGCTGAACAAATGGCACCGGGCGCGCATCGGCGAGCACATGCCCTCGGTGAACATGCGCAAGTTCGGCACGGTCCAGCATCTGATGGCCCAGCAGAATTCCGGCATCCTGCCCACCCGCAACTGGAAGGACTGCCAGTTCGAGGATGCGTCCAAGCTGGGCTGGGACGGCTACGAAAAGGTCCAGGACGGCACGCACACCTGCTACAAATGCTCCGTGGCCTGCAAGCGCAAGGTGAACAACACCTCGGAGAAGCGCTACGGAGGTCCGGAATATGAAACCTTGGCCGCTTTGGGCTCCATGTGCGGCGTGGGCGACCTGGACGCGGTCTGCAAGGGCCATGAGCGCTGCAACGCCCTGGGGCTGGACACCGTGGGCACCGGCGCGGTGGTGGCCATGGCCATGGAACTGGCGGAGAAGGGCATTCTTACCGCCGAAGATCTGGGCGGCAGAGCGATTACCTTTGGCGACGGCCCCGGCATGCTGGAGCTGGTGGAGAAGATCGCGGCCCGTGACGGCATTGGCGACACTTTGGCCGAAGGCGTCAAGCGCGCGGCCCAGCGCATCGGCAAGGGCGCGGAGGAATACGCCTTCCACGTCAAGGGCCAGGAACCGGCTTTTCACGACCCCCGGGGCAAGACC contains the following coding sequences:
- a CDS encoding D-cysteine desulfhydrase, whose amino-acid sequence is MNFTKFPRRTYLQGATPIEPMDNLSKALGKGVNLFVKRDDLLPGASGGNKTRKLEFCLADGLEQGADTIITCGAVQSNHCRLTASWCCKENLECHLVLEERVKGSYKPDGSGNNFLFDLLNVKSIAVAPGGSDMMAEMRKKAEELKAQGKKPYIVPGGASNAIGALGYVACAEEIMNQLNTEHLKIDHIVVPSGSAGTHAGMVVGMVGTNANIPVSGVNVSRPKDVQEGIVHKLAEETARKLEMKMPITRETVVCYDQYVGPGYSLPTDSMVEAVRLFAKHEAILLDPVYSGKAAAGLIDLVRSNQFAKGSNVLFLHTGGSPALYAYLPTFKKEG
- a CDS encoding aldehyde ferredoxin oxidoreductase family protein, whose protein sequence is MPFGYNGKILIVDLTNQTWSVDEHDEAWYRTYWGGGALASWYMLKHIPPKADPLDPDNVLVFAASVLCGSGLSGFNRYTVSAMNPLTSGFGESEASGYFGPELKHAGFDAVVFTGKAPKPVYLWINKGQVELRDAGGVWGLENAPALDAIREELGDKKVRIASIGPAGEKMVRLACVINELAHANGRCGMGAVMGSKNLKAVVVRGDVESMTLADPDALKELNKWHRARIGEHMPSVNMRKFGTVQHLMAQQNSGILPTRNWKDCQFEDASKLGWDGYEKVQDGTHTCYKCSVACKRKVNNTSEKRYGGPEYETLAALGSMCGVGDLDAVCKGHERCNALGLDTVGTGAVVAMAMELAEKGILTAEDLGGRAITFGDGPGMLELVEKIAARDGIGDTLAEGVKRAAQRIGKGAEEYAFHVKGQEPAFHDPRGKTGVGLGFALSPTGADHIEAPHEVPFQGEGVKLVNPLGIFVAPQALDNGPDKVRYFIAGEKTWAMNNTLGLCNFVVAPLFSMTYDKLTQAVEAITGWSTSLHELMLVAERSIVLARMFNVREGMTSKDDKLFRRMFEPLPDGVLKDQSIDPDSFQQAVDLYYAMMGWDANGVPSKGTLYRLSLDWLV